A segment of the Lycium ferocissimum isolate CSIRO_LF1 chromosome 5, AGI_CSIRO_Lferr_CH_V1, whole genome shotgun sequence genome:
CAACCAAGTCCCACCCCCACCCAACCACCACTCTCCAaccacttcatcttcacccacCCCTACCCCACATCACCACCCACCACAACCCCACCCCATCCCCTTATTCACCGGCTCTATCCAACCCCTCCCCACCcctcccatatatatatatatatatatatatatatatatatatatatataacttttataaaaattgggaaattttttCTTATCCACTCCCCACACCTCCCATCAACTACAACCCACCTTACACCAAATTTAACAACgcaaacttttcatttttataaattttttataaaagtaaaaattaagtatgaagtagaaaattcatgggggaggggggggggtggtgtagaaaatcaaaaaataattatttttcaaaactttgttaaaaaaaaattcaaaacttaaaaaaaaaaatggaaggggTTGTGGGGTGGTGTCGTGGGATGGGTGgtgttaaaaaaacaaaaaaaaaactttttaaaattttttgtaGGGGGGATGGGTGGTgtagaaaacccaaaaaaaaaagaattgggtGGGGGCGAACTCTTTTGCATGGGAAAGCCTGTCAAAGTCTAATTTTTTGGTTGGACTGGCAGTGTAGGGTTCGGCTAAGCCTGCTTGGTGGGTGGCGTTGGGGTGGGGTGGTAGAGGGGTGGAGGGTGGGGAGGTGCGTGGGGTCGTGAGAGTTGTTGGGGTTTCGTGGGTGGGGGCCGAGTTGGGTGGTGGTAGTGTGGTTGGTGAAATGTCAATTgtggacttgttttccctactttgattagggaagtcattttcccatttttaagaaacttgttttctggaaaaaaacGTTTTTCGAAAAGTTTGAttaaacgaacatgagaaaattggaattCATACTGAACACACCCTAAAAAGAAGATATCAATGAACAGAAAATCAACtactacagtcaaacctctctataattgcaGCGTTTGTCCGAGAATTTCATGTCTGCTATAGTGAggtgttgttatgtatgtatactggCATTTGATGTTTAGATCTCCTTTAGTTGTTACAAATAAAAGTAtacaaacaattatttttttgtacttttgATGTTATAAACCAAAACAATATACttcttaattttaaaatctcaatttaTTTCCatatctcattaattaaaaattgaaaagactaataaattaccaataaatccataactagttgtaccatactaataaagaattaaaatctatggaacatatgcatttaaaagtaattgagattttaaatatttcaagtttgacgtaagaattTTACAATCATAGGTTGTTTCGTAAATTTCAGTCTCTTAATGATAATATAATGCTTGAATTGACGAGgaattttgtccaaacttttaGCAAAAGGGAATTCAATAGCTTTTCTTGAAGGCTGTCTAAGAGTTTAACAGTTGACTCTTCTATCTCACCCTACATTGTAGTAGGTTGAAGCTCTTCATCAACACTTTTGTTGTCACCTTCTACATCCGATGTCTCTTGTTCTTCCACTCCAATCACTTGTGCAATTATCTCTTCAACGGTGTAAGTTTCAGGGATCGGAAGGGTTGCGTCAAACTCCATATAAGTGGTGGCATTCATTGCTTGATTGGTGTTATGATATGGGATTTGGGCTATAAGTGATTACACACTACCAACATCTCAACAAGTTCTAACTTTTCACTATTAACATTGGAGTTGTCATCTTTAGGTAGAATTCCTGTATTTCTCCAACAATTGAGAATGGTAGAAGTCTTAACGTCATTCCATGCTTCCACAAGAGTGTTAATTGCTTGTCGTAAGTTAAACTTGTTGTCATTAGATAATGGGTGGCTTCCATTGCGATCATATTCATCAATCAAATGCTTGATAAAACGACTTTTATACTTGACCTTAAAATTTGCAATTATGACGGCGTCAGCGGGCTGAAGATGTGATGTTGTATTAGACGGAAGGTAAtgaaaaaattgataaataaaTTGATACTACATTAAATCGTAAGATTCGGTTGTTTGCAtctattaaaaggaaaaaaaccaaTAGTTCTCATAATAAGCTGATTTGTTCTTGcaaaattttaaacttaaaataGACTAATTACAActatcaaaatcaaagaaataagTATCAAATTTATACAAAATCGGTAGATAGAAaatatgtgattttgaaaattttcaagagTAAATCAGATTACTATGAGAACataatttgtttctttttagATATTCGGACTTGAAATTTACTATGTGCATGACATTGATGATGATTacgataaatattttaatattttatttttatatataatatatttcttacaaaatattattacacaatatttgagtatctttgttatagagaggtaattttacaaagagggGACCGTTATAATGAATGTCACTGCTATTATAGGTAGAATTctattatagagaagtaaaatataacatgaaaaatcgattCCGGAAAAAATCAGACCGCTATagtgaaattttattataacGAATGATAATTAAAGAGAGGTTTGCCGGTATAAAGTTAGTGTTTTTAATGCTTCCTTTATTCGTCACCTAATAAGTTATATCTATTATCTTTTACGTAGCAATACTAACTAAAACTAAAGCTTTCAAATATTTTaccagtttggcaagaattaaagttttattgttttatttgagTTAGTTGTTTTGCGCAACAAATGAAACATCTTCATAACATGACGATTTTAAAGTGACATTTCAAAATAAAGTAGCGAGGATGACATAAGTGTACAACATTAAAAATGACATTACTAATTATTAGCAAAACAATTAATATATCAGTATTAGCCAATAAAACATATATTTAGGGTCCAAAATCCTCCAAAATCGGAACCTCTTTATCCTGAAATGTTGCTGCCAGACCCAATCATTTATTCCAACATTGTGGCAAAACAATAAATTTCAGACAAACCCCAAATCAATTCCTTCTTATTTTCTAGCTAAAAATATTTTCCCCTCCTATATTCTCTTCCTATTACGTAACTTAATGAATGCCTTcatagtttcttgaaaatattccCCTCCATAGTGGTTGAAAGAGAAATAAGCATCGTCCGGAATAAAAATTCCTCTTCAATCCAATATAAatcatatttaattaattttattatataatattaagaataaatcaagaatatttaacataaaaatatatttcacataAAAATCATGTAtgtctaaaaaaaatataaaatgagtATATTTATTGAAAAAATGTAAGGTATGAATGTGGTATAAACACATTATAAATTATTTGTATGTATGGTATAATAGAAAATCttaatgataatatatgatagtTATACTATATAAATCTAGATATTCCCAcaactataaaatagttatatttcttgaaaaatgtAAGGTGTTTATGGAGTAAATCATTATAATATaccttcaaataatttttttattatttttttatggcaaaggaacccgcagccgctatcCTTCGGATGCCCACAGGGTAAACCCCGCTCCTGTTCAATGGCTCCCAAATCACACAGGaaagataacccgcactaggcaagcctcatgcgacgagctcgacccagaaggcaaatctcCTGCTGTTAGGCAGAGGGTTTCGAACCTAAGACCTCCATTATggaagccccatgctcaaccaactgagacACCCTTGCGGGTTAATATACCTTGAAATATATGTGGCATATCATATTACaaattggattgttgtgcttgtgttttcttttttctttctagtttAGTGGTGTATATGATAAATCATATATTAGCGCTATATATGACATATTTATGGAGTATTAACATTATAGAAaatagtatattatgatatacttaaaatatattaattatattatttcttaaaaactGTCAGCATAAAAATAGATGAAAAGTTATCAGATTTTTCTTGGTGGCAACCTCAAAGAgaagagacattttttttttattattattaaagaGGAGAGACTCTTGAGATAATTCTTAGTTTACAGATGAGCTATTTATGGGTGGGGGGTGGAGCACAATTATAAGAGATCGAGAGAGGAGCAAATGTAGTAAATGCACATTGATGAAATATTTCCCTTAATTAATATAGAGGGTTAATAATATCTAAATGAgttttttattgtatttatttatttttcttttcaaatgtcATTTTTGTTGTAAAATGTGCTATATTTGTTACATTTAAAAAGATATACTATTTTTGTTCATAATTCCTACCAACTGTTGTAGTACGTAAAAATCTCAATAAAGTAACGAGGATCAAACATTACCAAACCGCATTCGCATTCACAAACTGACTGCTCCAGGCAGCAGCCAAGGCCCAAGCGTAAGGATTAGAAGTCGTGCACGTACAGTATATCCATGGTAATGTGctagagtttaagaaatagCCACTTTTTTGTCATGTCTTTGAAAAACATCCATTGTCATAGAGTTTCAAATTTCACAGGTCAAACTCCATGGTAATGTGCTAGAGTTTCTCACTTGCGGAATTTAAAACTACATAACAGTGGTTATTTTTCAATTACGTAGACTGAGAAGTGGCTATTTGGAATTTTAGCCAGCAAAACGTGCCAGCAATCAGAAAGAGTAATATTTGTCACTGAAAGCCACAACATATTTATTCAAATCTCAAAAACAACCAACAGACGACTAAGTCGTTCAAGAAGTCAACAATAGATATAGCAGTACTAAAACTTGCATAGTACATGATCATGTcttcaataacaataccaacccACAGAGATAAATCGCCGCATCTACATCTCCTGCTGCTAATTGTGTGACAAGTGCGATCAGTCTACCACTGATATACCACTGCTACCACAAACTCCAGCAGCAAGGAAAAGAAATGGGTAATAATTTCAGAGAAAATGCAACAACTTAAATCTTGACTCCTGCAGTACGTGGGCTATCACGGAGACAGCTCACCTCCCTCCTTAAGAAGCACGGCAATGCAAAAGCAGCTTTATGCATCTGTTAAAGGAACAAGATACTCTGTCAGAGAAAAATGACAGTTTTTCTGGTTGTTCCTTCTCTTCGTCAGTAGGATGGAAGTAATGAAGTACTAAAACAcgacaatgacattattcagcTGCATTGCCAAAATTATATTTAACTTTACTGTCAGTACAAGCTCAAATGGAATTTAACCAGGCTTTATATGCTGCGTCCAGagcaattttttctttcttaaccTTTGCCCTATAGATGTATGGTAACAGCATAAACACTTCCACATTACTGTAGACAGATCTACCGATTCTAAACAATCTACATGAGAAGATACAAACAAGAAGTATAACAACTAGATCCAATCAGAACACTACGCAAACACACACAcccacatttatatatataagtacttGCCGTATGCCGTGGATGATACGGAAGAGAGACAAGGAAGCCTAAACTCAAACGCAGCTCTCTGAAAATTGTTACCCTATACCAGCAGCTACTAAGGTAGAAAAATAGTTCAAATGGTAGAAAAgtccctctaattccaaatgttAGTGTCAGGGTACACGTAGAATGAGAAAAAGAGTAGATAAAGCAATAACCTCATATAATTTATCTcggtacctttttttttttttttttgactggtAACTGTTTTATCTCGGTACATCTGTAACACCCATTATCTCAAATTTTATCCTTTCCTTTACACTTTATCCTAAATCATGGTACAAGACTCAAAGCCAAGTAAATGTCAGTGCATACCATACACCAAACTcaatacaaaacaaaaaaattcaaagatttATTGGTGATTTCATGAGTAACAAATACGAAATTGCTTACTAGGAGAGAACAAGTTACCTCAGAATTGTAAAATCTAAGTTCCCTCTGATGCTGAACAGCTCCCTCTAGCTTCTCAATAGGATTAACAGGGTGCTTAAAATCAACAGATGGTCCCTCAGTTGAGCACAGAAGAAACCCAATAGCACCACTGCATAATATGTAAAACGGCAGTCCTCAATAACAATTAAGTGGAAACATGTTTGACAATTCCCCTCAACCTCTCACCCGCACAACTAaagaagcaaataaataaaaaaggctAAATTAACTTGCAATGCTCTTGCtgttaattcatgaattacctAGGATATGTAGGAACACTGGTCCATGCATAATGAACAGAACTAAATGTTTCACCGCAAATTGAGATCATATCCTCAATAAGATGAGTATGAAGCCACATGCTCTCTGCCATGTTGCAAAGTACACCGCCAGGTCTTAATGCCCTGGCAATTGTTGCAAAGAATGGCCTTTCCACAAGCTCTATCGCAGGACCTGTGATGAAAGACATTGAGAGCAATTAAATTAGAGCTCATTGGTTTGAATGATACTATATGCTGCTAAACCCATCTTTTTATTTTCACAAGGTTTGGGACAAACACAAAAACCAAAACTATTCCTACTCCGAACAAGAGTAGATACTATAGAGTCGATATGTACACTGGCCAAAGACATCTAAcagaaacaagaaaaatcaaacaaaagaaGTGATGCGGTGTCCAACAAAAGACACGCATCCAATCCTTGAAAATCAGTACACATAGGCTCTATCTTCAACTAACGCGCACTGCCATAAATGACCTTTAAGTTGCTTAACGTTTAGATAGAAaggatttaaaaaattaaaaagatgcATTTGACGTACCTACAGGGTCTGATGAATCAACTATGACAGCATCATACTTCCCTTCAGGTGTGTTCCTCAGAAACTCGACAGCTGTCAAAATCATTTAGAAAGTCATATACAGCTGGACTAGATATAAAACTGATAAAATGAGGAATTTCAATttcaggaaaagaaaaaaactgtGTCCTGTCTTTTTAGTTTTGATTGTATTGTGAGTCATTCCCAATCCATATTGAGGCAAAACATTGGGTGCCAGAGTAACCAAAATGATACTCTGGCAGTTGTGCTATTTTAAACTTAGGCTCTCAGCCTCCCAAACATTCTCCTAAAAACTAAAATCAAAAGAGTAGGAAAATATACTGGAATTGATGCCTTCCAAGGCTCATACTAATAAGATCAAGCAACACATGGAAGTGTCCATACCATCACCAACATGAAGATTGACACGAGGATCCTCAAAGCCAATAGCCAAATCGGGGAAAAACTTTTTACTAACCTGCAACACAAGAAAATACAACATATTTAAAATGAAACTCAACAGAAGACCAATTCATGTATCTTTGATCCGTTACTCACATCTATAACCATTTTATCAATCTCACAAATATCAATCAGCTCCACAGAGCTATGTCGAGAAATTTCCCTCAAAACTCCACCGTCACCACCCCCAACAACCAGAACCTGCATTTGTAGGTTAAATAGATTGGACAGAAAACAATGACCGGTAAGACTGAGAAGGAAGAAAAGGCAAACCAATAGTGAAAAACAGATTAATATCAAAGATAAGGCAGTCAAACAATAAGGTCCAATAAAGATAGTGTAATATATGTaaacagaaattaaaaaaaaaaagtatattataaacatagactccTCATATCTTTATGATGAGCTTAAAATACCcaggaaaagaataaaatcGAATTATCAACGCTAgtaaaagaattgaaggaaaaaataaagaaccAAGTGTCTATTAACTCTTTTTCTCTCCTTTGTTACAAATGAGGAGGTCCACAGACGCTGCGAAAGACCAGCAACATTCTCAAACTAGGCCTTCTGGTCAATTCGTTATATAGATCAACTATCAGCTACAATTAGATTCTATCTAGAAACACGCAGACAAAGATAACAAGCAGGTTGTGCCAACACCCTAGTGATTATTATCAATGCATATTGAAGTTCAAAATATACAGATAAAACTGAAAATTGGTAAACTGCTGCTGGCAGTTGATGAAAACACCATAAATCAATGAAGATTATCACAGAACAGATGCTTTACAAGTAAAGAAACTCGCAGAAGCCAAGTTTAGTCCCACCAACATCCGCACACATCAAATTCTCATCCCTTTCAGACAGGTTTTACTGAAAGAATAATCCAAATACTTATATGATCAAGCCTGCTCTGCATATGTCCTTCAAAACTAGGACATCTCCTAGTTTCAACTTCAAAGTAGTAACTTGTTATCATCTTAGGAGCGATACTGCTTAATGCAGTCCACCAAGTTTTCAGAAGGTAATCCTGTCCCAGTACCCTTAATTCACTTCCCCTAAATGATTATTCAGATTCCTTCATGCCATAGACCTAACAGGGGCTTTAATCTAACCTCAGGTGATTCACATTTGTTGGTACACCCCCAATATTGAATTCATGAATAGAACAttgacaaaaataattttttgcgtGCATGTCCTGCTTACTCTCCCTCTATTAGTAGTAACATAGTTACATACCCGCCACTCAACCTGTCCAGATATTGATCATAGGAAAATGATAATTAAATATAACAAACAGAGCATAAGAAAGGTGTTGTAAACAAAGAAACCCTTTTAACACCAATCCTATCTAGCCCCATTGGGCTTAACGCAAAGAGAGATGAAGGTTGACTAGGGATTCCTACTGAAGCAGTAGCACATAGAAATTGTAAGATTCCATAAATACTAATGAGCTGCTGATAAAGTTATACTTCTACCAGAAAATCTATATGAGCCCATGGAGGCTGAGTAACAGGGCTTATAAAGCAACCACCATGTTAATCATCATATTACTGAGAGAATGGTGCATCAGTCCACACaacacccaagggtgtggcctattGATCCATGAAGAGGGTGCAAACTGACCACAGTTAATATCCCCAGAAGGACGAAACACTGCCTTGATAAACCAAGTTACACGATATTTGTGCTAGTGGGAGGAAGTAGGTACCTAATAGTCCAGGTAAGCGCAAGCTGGCCCAAACAccacatttattcaaaaaaaaatgatgtattAGTCCACACATGCAAGCTCAAAAGGTTGGGGGAGAAGTGGACCATCCATGACGATGAAAATCTTAACGAGAAAGTATCTAGCTGGTTCCATCACAtggtttattttcttttgattgaCATATATGTAAAAATACAGGTTTTCAGCTTGTCACACGCACACAATGCACACACAAAGACATATTAATCCAGTTCTTCAACCACATACACATAAGGTTCACTTCTCTTTCAGTATTATTATGATTCAGAAATAAGAAAGCCAATCTGCAAACCCCTTGTTGATCATTGAGCGTGAACAAAGGGAAAGAAACATGTATAGTCAAATATATACACGGTTACCTTCTTAGGAGATTTGATTGAACAGAGAGGAAGATGGGCTATCATCTCCTGATAGGCACATTCATCTTTCTCAGTCAACTGAACAATGCCGTCCAGCACTAGAACTTTCCCATAGGATGCAGACTGCAAGAATGAATATACAATTAAGGCTGACGCATAAAAGAGATTGAAAGAAATTTATAACTAGAAAAGAACAAAACCAGAATATAGAGCAAGATGCTGAACCTCAAAAACCAAAACCTCCTGGTATTCTGACTTTCCCTTGAATAAAATCTTTTCTACTTTCAGGGAATGTGCTTCTCCTGTGTAAAGACGCCATGGTGAAACAATTATTATCAGCAAATATCCATAAAAAGGGATATAAAAGAAGGGACGCTGTTGAGTACTTCTAATTTCCAAAAGGAGCCATATACTTGGAAAAAGAAGCCAAACTTTGGGCATTAACTTACTTTCAAACTGGCAAACCAAATTCCTAAACCTCAAGAGTTTTAGGAATTTGCTACCAACAGCTCAAATGTTCTCCTACTTCGACCAGAAGCATCATTTGTGCTATATTACCTATATGCATATAGTATAACCAACTAACACAGCTGAAGCTGACAGCAGCTCTTCTGTTGGCTAAGAAAAAAGCTCACTGTCCCATTCATATCAAAAAAGTTCTACTTTTTGACATATGTTTGACTCCCAAATCAAAGACTGTGTAAAGTGTTAACACAATAACAAGTTTAAAGAAGATAGTGATTTCGTGTTTTCATCCAACTTCTCTGAAAATATTTCAGCATATTAGTTTAACACTGCTATAGAATATGCaagttaaaaatataacttttgaTTACtgtatgaaaaaaattataagtatCATCCCTGGGGAAATTCTGTCCAATAACAAAATAAGATAAGAGGCAAATTAGGGCAAAGCATGAGGACAACAAAAAGACAAGTTATCATACTAACAAAGTTttgggaggaaaaaaaaaaaaagggggagcaTGCAAATTCTAATATGTGtaacaagcaacaacaacagcTACTACTACTACGCCTCAGTCCTAAACAAGTTAGGGAAGATCAGCGATTACGAAAAGTGGGAAAAGAAAGATAATGGAGCAAAAGATAACCTGGCCACATTGGATTGTTGAAGTACAGTACCTTCTGTTTTTCATCTGCAtcgaaaagaaagagaagaactaGTCAACAAAAATGTGTGTCATTATTGGAAAAAGAATTCAATTAAAATGAaggtaaaaaatgaatattgttTATAATGACCAGAGGAATAATGAGGTTCAGAGAACCATCCGGAAACGACAGTGGAGTGACAATTGGCTTCAAGTTCAGGATCAAATGCCCTAGCTTTCAAGCAACAGTTAGGAAGAACAGCCTTGTTTGAACCATTAACATTATTCTCCTTCCCATCCATAGTCTTCAGGCTGTCCAAACCTCTTCCTGCGTCGAGCTCCATAAATAATTATCTTATTGGAATCCAGCCTCCAACTACCAGACGGCAACCTGCATTACAAATACCATAACAGTCAATGTTCACTTAAAAAATGGAcggaaaacaaaaaagatgaaTTAAGGGGCCGTTTGGCCAtggatattttttttacttttttccggAGTTGTATTCCGCAAATcatgtttggccataaaattccGGAACTTTTGAAGTTGAATTCCACACCAAAAAGTTGTTTTCActccaaatcactcacaaaaattcaaaaacaactccaatttgtattcatggccaaacacaactccaatttccaaataccaTTTTTCACCTTGAAAACTAAAAACTACCCTTTTCAAGTATCACAATTTCCAtggccaaacaggcccttaatcTGCAGAAACAGATTGAACTTCACTTTTTActggatctttttttttttttctcaaaaattacTGGATACAGACATTCCAAATTACTACTAATCTGTAACAAACAATTTCAGTAAATAGAAAAAGGGTACCAATTCGAGCTTATAACCAATCCCAACTAGTTTATGAGCCCTAATCGATTGATTAATTGACAAAACAATTACAAGATGAGAATACTTACGTTAGGCAAGATAGAAACTCCACAGAAAGATTGAAATTAAACAAAAGCACCGCTTAATATAAACTGAACAAATTCTcagtatatattaaaaaatctggtccctgcaaaaaaaaaaatgaggaaaccAGAAAAAGTAAAATTGTAATGAATAATTTAAGTCAAAAAAGCAAAATAGAACCCAAATCAAAGTACATAAATAACTTTCCATATGGGAATCAGAATTAATCAAAGTAGCTAATGTGAAATCGTCAACATATTCCACACTTTACTTAATTAAGGAAATACAATAAAAGCAGCGTTGATTTcaagcagaaaaaaaaaactgaatttattttttccttcaa
Coding sequences within it:
- the LOC132056455 gene encoding spermine synthase translates to MELDAGRGLDSLKTMDGKENNVNGSNKAVLPNCCLKARAFDPELEANCHSTVVSGWFSEPHYSSDEKQKVLYFNNPMWPGEAHSLKVEKILFKGKSEYQEVLVFESASYGKVLVLDGIVQLTEKDECAYQEMIAHLPLCSIKSPKKVLVVGGGDGGVLREISRHSSVELIDICEIDKMVIDVSKKFFPDLAIGFEDPRVNLHVGDAVEFLRNTPEGKYDAVIVDSSDPVGPAIELVERPFFATIARALRPGGVLCNMAESMWLHTHLIEDMISICGETFSSVHYAWTSVPTYPSGAIGFLLCSTEGPSVDFKHPVNPIEKLEGAVQHQRELRFYNSEMHKAAFALPCFLRREVSCLRDSPRTAGVKI